A genomic segment from Desulfovibrio aminophilus DSM 12254 encodes:
- a CDS encoding DUF721 domain-containing protein: MSDRIPFRRKGGPKRIGAAVGKLLGRLDQKGGLRLVRLWRAWNDLLGPEMAEIMRPLGHRGRTLLISTGDPVVAQEASFLAPLVLEKINEFFGEEVFDKVHFELLSGRIPLGEQRAEVLSSLREKPKRPENLGNLAQLLNSDSPVARCYRAYLRLFAAQENDPTPSGAGGHHERRQDH; encoded by the coding sequence ATGTCGGACCGAATTCCCTTCCGCCGCAAGGGCGGCCCCAAACGCATCGGCGCGGCCGTGGGCAAGCTGCTCGGCCGCCTGGACCAAAAGGGCGGCTTGCGGTTGGTGCGCCTCTGGCGAGCCTGGAACGACCTGCTCGGGCCGGAGATGGCCGAAATCATGCGCCCACTGGGGCACAGGGGCCGGACGCTGCTCATCTCCACCGGCGACCCGGTGGTGGCCCAGGAGGCCAGTTTCCTGGCCCCGCTGGTTTTGGAGAAGATCAACGAATTTTTCGGTGAAGAAGTCTTTGACAAAGTGCACTTCGAGCTGCTAAGCGGCAGGATTCCGTTGGGTGAGCAACGAGCCGAGGTGCTTTCGTCGCTCCGGGAAAAACCCAAGCGGCCGGAAAATTTAGGCAATTTGGCACAGCTGCTCAACAGCGACTCGCCCGTGGCCCGCTGCTACCGGGCTTACCTGCGGCTCTTCGCCGCGCAAGAGAACGACCCGACCCCGAGCGGGGCAGGAGGACATCATGAGCGACGACAAGATCATTGA
- a CDS encoding ArsR/SmtB family transcription factor, with the protein MDLVTLCKALGDPTRVRLAGILLRHELNVGEIVQVLGMGQSRISRHLKVLVDSGLLLLRREGLWSFYRAVETGPGRAFLDAVRPLLAEREDAARDLDEAAAVVRERASATRRFFDSIAPDWDRLQADILGDFDLAAEILKRMPGRGVMADLGCGTGELLALLAPRATKAIGVDNSPRMLDIAARRFRDNGSVSLRIGELTHLPLRDWEADFAVMSMVLHHLAEPREALAEAARVLKLGGRLVVADFDEHADEHMRAAYGDHRLGFPPETVRQWLAQARFELAESKNFPVNRNLTVVVYEAVKK; encoded by the coding sequence ATGGATCTGGTGACGCTCTGCAAGGCCCTGGGCGACCCCACGCGCGTTCGGCTGGCGGGCATTCTCCTGCGCCATGAACTGAACGTGGGCGAGATTGTCCAGGTTCTGGGCATGGGGCAGTCCCGCATCTCGCGCCATCTCAAGGTGCTGGTGGACTCCGGCCTGCTGCTTCTGCGCCGGGAAGGCCTCTGGTCCTTCTATCGCGCGGTCGAGACCGGGCCCGGCCGGGCCTTTCTGGATGCGGTGCGGCCCCTGCTGGCCGAGCGAGAGGACGCCGCCCGCGACCTGGACGAGGCCGCCGCCGTGGTGCGCGAGCGGGCCTCGGCCACGCGACGTTTCTTCGACTCCATCGCCCCGGACTGGGATCGCCTTCAGGCCGACATCCTGGGCGACTTCGATCTGGCCGCCGAGATCCTCAAGCGCATGCCAGGCCGGGGCGTCATGGCCGACCTGGGCTGCGGCACGGGTGAGCTGCTGGCCTTGCTGGCTCCGCGCGCGACCAAGGCCATCGGCGTGGACAACTCGCCGCGCATGCTGGACATCGCGGCCCGCCGCTTCCGCGACAACGGCTCGGTGAGCCTGCGCATCGGCGAACTGACCCACCTGCCCCTGCGCGACTGGGAGGCCGATTTCGCGGTCATGTCCATGGTCCTGCACCACCTGGCCGAGCCGCGCGAGGCCCTGGCCGAGGCCGCCAGGGTGCTCAAGCTCGGCGGCCGCCTCGTGGTGGCGGATTTCGATGAGCATGCCGACGAGCATATGCGCGCGGCCTACGGCGACCATCGCCTGGGTTTCCCGCCCGAAACCGTGCGCCAGTGGCTGGCCCAGGCCCGTTTCGAGCTGGCCGAGAGCAAAAATTTCCCCGTGAACAGGAATCTGACCGTCGTGGTCTACGAAGCCGTGAAAAAATAA